A part of Streptomyces sp. NBC_01235 genomic DNA contains:
- a CDS encoding LacI family DNA-binding transcriptional regulator, with the protein MTRGTGRGGSSAAPRSVDVARLAGVSQKTVSRVFNDEQYVSADVRRRVLEAAETLGYRRNNAARALASGRTRSIGVVTLGTALYGPASLLMGVERAVRDTGYALRVVNTMEGDPAGIAGAVDSLLDQGVDGIVISEPIDEQGDDGEVTLRVDVPVLVLGAPSPVAAPTVLTAGDGADLMARAATEHLLGLGHATVHHLAGPQRWYAARDRLEGWRTTLTAHGRDVPPVVEGDWSAASGYAAGRELAADGDVTAVFAANDDMAIGLIRALTEAGRRVPEDVSVVGFDDIPVAAYVTPPLTTVPQPFDAVAHEGLKRLLHSIENPDDAPLPASDPPVDLVVRASTAPPPNRTTPARGRRPASRSRRGTPTPPLPNGGPATLR; encoded by the coding sequence ATGACGCGAGGAACAGGGCGGGGCGGGAGTTCCGCCGCGCCGCGCAGCGTGGACGTGGCCCGCCTGGCCGGCGTCTCCCAGAAGACGGTTTCCCGGGTCTTCAACGACGAGCAGTACGTCTCCGCCGACGTGCGCCGGCGCGTCCTGGAAGCCGCGGAAACACTCGGCTACCGGCGCAACAACGCCGCCCGGGCACTGGCCTCCGGGCGGACCCGCTCCATCGGTGTGGTGACACTGGGCACGGCTCTGTACGGCCCCGCCTCACTGCTCATGGGTGTCGAGCGGGCCGTGCGGGACACGGGATACGCGCTCCGTGTGGTCAACACGATGGAGGGCGACCCGGCGGGCATCGCGGGAGCCGTGGACTCGCTCCTCGACCAGGGCGTGGACGGCATCGTCATCTCCGAACCGATAGACGAGCAGGGAGACGACGGTGAGGTCACCCTCCGCGTCGACGTGCCCGTCCTCGTCCTCGGCGCACCGTCGCCCGTCGCCGCGCCCACCGTGCTGACCGCGGGCGACGGAGCCGACCTGATGGCCCGTGCCGCCACCGAACACCTGCTGGGTCTCGGACATGCGACGGTCCATCACCTTGCCGGTCCCCAGCGCTGGTATGCCGCCCGGGACCGGCTGGAAGGCTGGCGGACGACGCTGACCGCCCATGGCAGGGACGTGCCGCCGGTCGTCGAGGGCGACTGGTCGGCCGCGTCCGGTTACGCGGCGGGACGCGAACTGGCCGCGGACGGCGACGTCACCGCGGTGTTCGCCGCCAACGACGACATGGCGATCGGTCTGATCCGCGCGCTGACGGAGGCCGGCCGGCGGGTGCCGGAGGACGTCAGCGTGGTCGGCTTCGACGACATTCCGGTCGCCGCCTATGTGACTCCTCCGCTGACCACGGTGCCGCAGCCGTTCGACGCCGTGGCGCACGAGGGACTCAAGCGTCTGCTGCACTCCATCGAGAACCCGGACGACGCCCCCTTGCCGGCGAGCGACCCACCGGTCGACCTCGTCGTCCGCGCCTCGACCGCGCCCCCGCCGAACCGGACGACCCCGGCTCGCGGACGGCGCCCCGCCTCCCGCTCCCGCAGAGGTACGCCCACTCCTCCGCTCCCGAACGGAGGCCCCGCCACTCTCCGCTGA
- a CDS encoding ABC transporter substrate-binding protein, translating to MPRITSSSMSGPSPMSRRLFLTATGALSLGAALTACGGGDSGGSSASAKPVGQADVDKAMKTPTELTFWTWVPNIDKEVALFEAKYPAVKVKVVNAGQGTPQYTKLRTALKAGSGAPDMVQIEYQAIPTFTITNSLLDLRPYGASALKSTFVDWTWGQVSGSGGEVWAIPQDTGPMGMLYRQDIFDAHGIQVPKTWDEFAEAARKLHQADPDVYLTNLAANQVAAWHGLLWQAGAKPYVTSGKSDITISVDDAVSKKLGAYWGGLAKEGVIGVEPDFTDSWYAALNKGKYATWITAAWGPVFLSGSAKATAGKWRAAPLPQWDAAKPGSGNWGGSTTAVIRSTKNPIAAAMFAQFLNSDPASAKMFATEQFFFPATKALLTDAEFVSDAPSFYGGQKVNQVFADISSTVNSSFQWPPFLDQAATDWTETVGKSLADKSDTVAALGTWQSRLSTYAKGQGFTVKGS from the coding sequence ATGCCCAGAATCACGTCCTCATCCATGTCCGGCCCCTCTCCGATGAGCCGTCGGCTGTTCCTCACCGCGACGGGCGCCCTGTCGCTCGGCGCCGCCCTGACCGCCTGCGGCGGCGGTGACTCGGGCGGTTCCTCCGCCTCCGCCAAGCCGGTCGGCCAGGCCGACGTCGACAAGGCGATGAAGACGCCGACGGAGCTGACGTTCTGGACCTGGGTCCCGAACATCGACAAGGAGGTCGCACTCTTCGAGGCGAAGTACCCGGCCGTCAAGGTCAAGGTCGTCAACGCCGGCCAGGGCACCCCGCAGTACACCAAGCTGCGCACCGCGCTGAAGGCCGGCAGCGGTGCCCCGGACATGGTGCAGATCGAGTACCAGGCCATTCCGACCTTCACGATCACCAACAGCCTGCTGGACCTGCGACCGTACGGCGCCTCCGCGCTCAAGTCCACGTTCGTCGACTGGACCTGGGGCCAGGTCAGCGGCTCGGGCGGTGAGGTCTGGGCGATACCCCAGGACACCGGTCCGATGGGCATGCTGTACCGGCAGGACATCTTCGACGCGCACGGCATCCAAGTACCCAAGACCTGGGACGAGTTCGCGGAAGCGGCCCGCAAGCTGCACCAGGCCGACCCGGACGTCTACCTCACGAACCTCGCGGCCAACCAGGTCGCCGCCTGGCACGGCCTGTTGTGGCAGGCGGGCGCGAAACCGTATGTCACGTCCGGCAAGAGCGACATCACCATCAGCGTCGACGACGCGGTGTCGAAGAAGCTCGGCGCGTACTGGGGCGGGCTCGCGAAGGAAGGGGTCATCGGCGTCGAGCCGGACTTCACCGACTCCTGGTACGCAGCCCTCAACAAGGGCAAGTACGCCACCTGGATCACCGCCGCCTGGGGACCCGTCTTCCTCTCCGGCTCCGCCAAGGCCACCGCCGGCAAATGGCGGGCTGCCCCGCTGCCGCAGTGGGACGCCGCCAAGCCCGGTTCGGGCAACTGGGGCGGCTCCACCACCGCCGTCATCCGATCCACCAAGAACCCGATCGCGGCGGCGATGTTCGCACAGTTCCTCAACAGCGACCCGGCGAGCGCGAAGATGTTCGCCACCGAGCAGTTCTTCTTCCCCGCGACCAAGGCCCTGCTCACGGACGCCGAGTTCGTCTCGGACGCCCCGTCCTTCTACGGCGGCCAGAAGGTCAACCAGGTCTTCGCCGACATCAGCTCCACGGTCAACTCCTCCTTCCAGTGGCCCCCGTTCCTCGACCAGGCGGCGACCGACTGGACCGAGACCGTCGGCAAGTCCCTCGCCGACAAGTCCGACACGGTCGCCGCGCTCGGCACCTGGCAGTCACGGCTCAGCACGTACGCCAAGGGCCAGGGCTTCACCGTCAAGGGGAGTTGA
- a CDS encoding carbohydrate ABC transporter permease has product MGRRRAAGPLFVAPFMVLFLLLFLAPLVYAAYLSLFQERLIGGTVFVGLDNYVQALKDPLLLHGVGRVALFFVIQVPFMLLLALLFALALDSGLLRLARVIRLGIFVPYAVPSVVAALMWGYLYGPDFGPFAQLGRKLDLPVPDFLGDGWMLASLANIVTWEFVGYNMIILYAALRTVPQELYEAAAVDGAGAWRVAWSIKLPALRPALLLTLLFSVIGSFQLFNEPNLLMKIAPDVISSSYTANLYAYTLAFTGQQVNYAATVSFLLGLVIVTASYAVLLTANRRRTP; this is encoded by the coding sequence ATGGGCCGTCGTCGGGCGGCAGGACCGCTGTTCGTCGCACCGTTCATGGTGCTGTTCCTCCTGCTCTTCCTCGCCCCGCTCGTCTACGCCGCCTACCTCAGCCTCTTCCAGGAGCGCCTGATCGGCGGGACGGTGTTCGTCGGCCTCGACAACTACGTCCAGGCGCTGAAGGATCCGCTGCTCCTCCACGGTGTCGGCCGCGTCGCGTTGTTCTTCGTGATCCAGGTCCCCTTCATGCTGCTGCTGGCGCTGCTGTTCGCGCTCGCGCTCGACAGCGGGCTGCTGCGGCTCGCCCGCGTGATCCGGCTCGGCATATTCGTCCCGTACGCCGTCCCGAGCGTGGTCGCCGCGCTCATGTGGGGCTACCTGTACGGACCGGACTTCGGCCCGTTCGCCCAGCTCGGCCGGAAACTGGACCTGCCGGTCCCCGACTTCCTCGGCGACGGCTGGATGCTCGCCAGCCTGGCGAACATCGTGACCTGGGAGTTCGTCGGCTACAACATGATCATCCTGTATGCCGCACTGCGCACCGTCCCCCAGGAGCTGTACGAGGCGGCCGCGGTGGACGGCGCCGGTGCCTGGCGCGTCGCCTGGTCGATCAAGCTGCCCGCGCTCCGGCCGGCTCTGCTGCTCACCCTGCTGTTCTCCGTCATCGGCAGCTTCCAGCTGTTCAACGAGCCGAACCTGCTGATGAAGATCGCCCCGGACGTCATCAGCAGCTCCTACACCGCCAACCTCTACGCCTACACGCTCGCCTTCACCGGCCAGCAGGTGAACTACGCGGCCACGGTGTCCTTCCTCCTCGGCCTCGTCATCGTGACCGCCTCCTACGCCGTCCTGCTCACCGCGAACCGCAGGAGGACCCCGTGA
- a CDS encoding carbohydrate ABC transporter permease — translation MTTKAPATPVAPTAATPGHTAPSKRRPVHRSTPLTIAMLAALAYFLLPLLWLLIASTKSTQDLFNSFGLWFSHAPQLLTNVHDTLTQDDGVFVHWLLNTVMYAGGSALGAALLAAAAGYGFAKFRFRGDRAAFNLVLGAVMVPTTALAIPTYLLFAEVGLVNTPWAIILPSLVNPFGLYLMRIYAQDAVPDSLLEAARIDGAGEVRIFFRIALRLLSPGLVTVLLFTLVATWNNYFLPLIMLNDPDLYPVTVGLSSWAAQAQNGGAGTSSDMLALVVTGSLLSIVPLVVAFLLLQRYWQSGLAAGGVKQ, via the coding sequence GTGACGACGAAAGCCCCGGCGACGCCGGTGGCACCGACGGCGGCGACGCCGGGGCACACCGCGCCTTCGAAAAGGCGCCCGGTCCACCGCAGCACCCCTCTGACGATCGCCATGCTGGCCGCCCTGGCCTACTTCCTCCTCCCCCTGCTCTGGCTGCTGATCGCCTCGACCAAGAGCACCCAGGACCTGTTCAACAGCTTCGGCCTGTGGTTCTCGCACGCCCCCCAACTGCTGACGAACGTCCATGACACCCTCACCCAGGACGACGGCGTCTTCGTGCACTGGCTGCTCAACACGGTGATGTACGCCGGGGGCAGCGCGCTCGGGGCCGCACTCCTCGCGGCCGCCGCAGGGTACGGGTTCGCCAAGTTCCGCTTCCGCGGCGACCGGGCCGCCTTCAACCTCGTCCTCGGCGCCGTGATGGTCCCGACCACCGCCCTGGCGATCCCGACCTACCTGCTCTTCGCCGAGGTGGGCCTGGTCAACACCCCCTGGGCCATCATCCTGCCCTCCCTGGTCAACCCGTTCGGTCTGTACCTCATGCGCATCTACGCCCAGGACGCCGTCCCGGACAGCCTCCTGGAGGCCGCCCGCATCGACGGCGCCGGCGAGGTCCGGATCTTCTTCCGGATCGCGCTGCGGCTGCTGAGCCCCGGCCTGGTGACGGTCCTGCTGTTCACGCTGGTGGCGACCTGGAACAACTACTTCCTGCCGCTGATCATGCTCAACGACCCGGACCTGTACCCCGTCACCGTGGGCCTCTCCTCCTGGGCCGCGCAGGCCCAGAACGGCGGGGCCGGCACCAGCAGCGACATGCTCGCGCTGGTCGTGACCGGCTCCCTGCTCTCCATCGTCCCGCTCGTCGTGGCCTTCCTGCTGCTCCAGCGGTACTGGCAGAGCGGCCTGGCCGCCGGCGGCGTCAAGCAGTAA
- a CDS encoding beta-galactosidase: MADLPARVLFGAAYYHEYRPPYGSEQPDERLKTDLDLMADAHVTVIRVGESVWSTWEPENDVFDLDWLQPVLDGAHERGISVILGTPTYAVPPWLARQYPEITGERRTGERIGWGARQEVDFTHPAFRFHAERVIRQIVARYAGHPAVIGFQVDNEPGNELLHNHGVFQRFVDHLREQYGDVETLNREWGLVYWSHRLSTWADLWTPDGNVQPQYDVAWRAFQARQVTEFISWQADIVREYARPEQFVTTCISYTRPAVEDDELTDRLDIAAGNPYYGMQDSLLLPDPTPDGHEQKWQTTGVWALYQTADWMFSSRQEPFLVTETNAGSIGFPWDNRPAYDGQWRQAAWALVARGARMIEYWHWHTLHFGAETYWGGILPHTGRPGRAYAELARLGAEFDTAGPLVAGLEPDADITMVYSTPSKWLMQKYPPLAGPDGAPDPTAYHRIFDPFYRGAFDADRQVRVVHARRLHDPSGEREGLTPEEAVRRHPVLVVPALYIAADSTLDWLAAYAHAGGHLVLGPRTGYADHEARARAEAAPGRLTEAAGVSYDEFSNLVRDVPVRTAPDSPLRLPRNATATRWADGLTVTDADVLVTYDHPHFGRWPAVTTHRHGEGRVTYVGTVPGRDLARALAEWLTPSARHAWGSLPASVTATTGTSPDGRRVHIVHNWGWEPVGVPAPVDLSDALTGASVPAGAALDLGPWDVRVLHS, from the coding sequence ATGGCGGATCTGCCCGCCCGCGTGCTCTTCGGCGCCGCGTACTACCACGAGTACCGGCCCCCGTACGGCAGCGAACAGCCCGACGAACGCCTCAAGACCGACCTCGACCTGATGGCCGACGCGCATGTCACCGTCATCCGGGTCGGCGAGTCGGTGTGGTCGACCTGGGAGCCCGAGAACGACGTCTTCGACCTCGACTGGCTCCAGCCGGTGCTCGACGGCGCCCACGAACGCGGTATCTCCGTCATCCTCGGCACCCCGACGTACGCCGTCCCGCCGTGGCTGGCCCGCCAGTACCCGGAGATCACCGGCGAGCGGCGCACCGGTGAGCGGATCGGCTGGGGCGCCCGGCAGGAGGTCGACTTCACGCACCCGGCCTTCCGCTTCCACGCCGAGCGGGTCATCCGCCAGATCGTCGCCCGGTACGCCGGCCATCCCGCGGTCATCGGCTTCCAGGTCGACAACGAGCCGGGCAACGAACTCCTGCACAACCACGGCGTCTTCCAGCGGTTCGTCGACCATCTGCGCGAGCAGTACGGCGACGTCGAGACCCTCAACCGCGAGTGGGGGCTCGTGTACTGGTCCCACCGCCTCTCCACCTGGGCCGACCTGTGGACCCCGGACGGCAACGTCCAGCCGCAGTACGACGTCGCCTGGCGCGCGTTCCAGGCCCGCCAGGTCACGGAGTTCATCAGCTGGCAGGCCGACATCGTCCGCGAGTACGCCCGTCCCGAGCAGTTCGTCACCACCTGCATCTCCTACACCCGTCCGGCGGTGGAGGACGACGAGCTGACCGACCGCCTCGACATCGCCGCCGGCAACCCGTACTACGGCATGCAGGACTCCCTGCTGCTGCCGGACCCCACGCCCGACGGCCACGAGCAGAAGTGGCAGACCACGGGCGTCTGGGCGCTTTACCAGACCGCCGACTGGATGTTCTCCTCCCGCCAGGAGCCGTTCCTGGTCACGGAGACCAACGCGGGCTCCATCGGCTTCCCCTGGGACAACCGGCCCGCCTACGACGGCCAGTGGCGCCAGGCAGCCTGGGCGCTGGTCGCGCGCGGGGCCCGCATGATCGAGTACTGGCACTGGCACACGCTGCACTTCGGTGCTGAGACCTATTGGGGCGGCATCCTGCCGCACACCGGACGGCCCGGCCGCGCCTACGCCGAACTCGCCCGGTTGGGCGCCGAGTTCGACACGGCCGGCCCGCTGGTCGCCGGGCTCGAGCCGGACGCCGACATCACGATGGTCTACTCGACGCCCAGCAAGTGGCTCATGCAGAAGTACCCGCCGCTCGCCGGGCCGGACGGCGCACCGGACCCGACCGCCTACCACCGTATCTTCGACCCCTTCTACCGGGGCGCCTTCGACGCCGACCGCCAGGTCCGCGTCGTGCACGCCCGCCGGCTGCACGACCCGTCCGGCGAGCGCGAGGGCCTGACACCCGAGGAGGCCGTCCGCCGTCACCCCGTCCTCGTCGTCCCGGCGCTGTACATCGCCGCCGACTCGACGCTCGACTGGCTCGCCGCCTACGCCCACGCCGGCGGCCATCTGGTCCTCGGCCCGCGCACCGGCTACGCCGACCACGAGGCCCGTGCCCGCGCCGAAGCGGCCCCGGGGCGTCTCACCGAGGCGGCGGGCGTCAGCTACGACGAGTTCAGCAACCTCGTCCGGGACGTGCCGGTGCGCACCGCGCCCGACAGCCCGCTCCGGTTGCCGCGGAACGCGACGGCGACGCGCTGGGCCGACGGCCTCACCGTCACCGACGCCGACGTCCTCGTCACCTACGACCACCCGCACTTCGGGCGCTGGCCCGCGGTCACCACCCACCGCCACGGCGAGGGCCGGGTCACCTACGTCGGCACCGTGCCGGGCCGTGACCTCGCCCGGGCACTGGCCGAGTGGCTGACGCCGTCCGCACGCCACGCCTGGGGCTCGCTCCCGGCGTCGGTCACCGCGACGACCGGCACCTCGCCCGACGGACGCCGCGTCCACATCGTCCACAACTGGGGCTGGGAACCCGTGGGCGTCCCCGCGCCGGTGGACCTCTCCGACGCCCTGACCGGCGCCTCCGTCCCCGCGGGCGCGGCGCTGGACCTCGGCCCGTGGGACGTACGCGTCCTCCACTCCTGA